The Candidatus Zymogenaceae bacterium genome has a window encoding:
- a CDS encoding transporter substrate-binding domain-containing protein: protein MKRRTITAMILACALLLFGSIAHAEDGPAASITIGWIMECQGLGDNGYNDIIDSALTDLEKETGVTVIRTPRMDLFTDQALYDLLNVDVDVIITSDEGGLNGAVSEAARSNPDISFIILGAEGAPLMNLASVIFEENEVGYMAGFIAGTITDTKSVGFVGGAPFESILRTERGFVAGVADADPSVDVAVEYVGEQGDATGLYDQEKIKAASLRIAGSGADVLFAAAGSGAVGTIYGAERMDVCAIGVDHDMESLAPNTVSSSVIYRYDVPVKMLIEDIIHGTFSGGIYTMGFENGGLDIADPGSSVTASEAAKIKDRARLLAGGKIDVPDYLDERRGNTIVVTHRINHPPYEFLDDKGNSTGYLIDVMEEIGSRMGREVIFKSFTEARIESGLETSRSDIEPMIMLDEERTKSYLISAPWGITESVLIVPDDDLSPSTMSELLGKTVAVRAGSIEEAYVHRIPSIFVENFSTTELALFALARGDVDAVVADRESARFSLSEKPLKKEDLKTIDTPVFISPYGVAMPKPGDEAFLAEIERVLENMEADGTLEKIREHWFR, encoded by the coding sequence ATGAAACGTCGTACCATCACAGCAATGATCCTGGCATGTGCCCTGCTCCTTTTCGGATCGATCGCTCACGCAGAGGACGGTCCCGCCGCATCGATCACCATCGGCTGGATCATGGAGTGCCAGGGACTGGGAGATAACGGATACAACGATATTATCGACAGCGCCCTGACAGACCTGGAAAAAGAGACCGGGGTGACCGTCATCCGCACCCCCCGCATGGACCTCTTCACCGATCAGGCCCTCTACGATCTGCTCAATGTGGACGTGGATGTGATCATCACATCGGACGAGGGTGGACTCAACGGAGCCGTCAGCGAAGCGGCCCGTTCCAATCCCGACATCTCGTTTATCATCCTCGGGGCGGAAGGCGCGCCGTTGATGAACCTGGCCTCGGTTATCTTCGAGGAAAATGAGGTGGGCTACATGGCGGGATTCATCGCGGGCACCATCACCGATACCAAGAGCGTCGGTTTTGTGGGCGGCGCCCCCTTCGAATCCATCCTTCGGACAGAGCGGGGATTCGTCGCAGGTGTGGCGGACGCCGATCCATCGGTTGATGTCGCGGTGGAGTACGTTGGAGAGCAGGGCGACGCCACGGGTCTCTATGACCAGGAGAAGATCAAAGCGGCGAGCCTTCGCATTGCGGGCTCCGGGGCCGACGTGCTGTTCGCCGCCGCAGGCTCCGGGGCCGTGGGGACGATCTACGGCGCCGAACGGATGGACGTCTGCGCTATCGGCGTCGATCATGACATGGAGTCCCTTGCCCCCAATACCGTATCGTCCTCTGTGATATACCGCTACGACGTGCCGGTGAAGATGCTCATTGAGGACATCATTCACGGAACCTTTTCCGGCGGCATATACACGATGGGATTTGAAAACGGCGGCCTTGACATCGCGGACCCGGGAAGCTCCGTAACCGCGTCCGAGGCGGCGAAAATCAAAGATCGGGCTCGCCTTTTGGCCGGCGGTAAAATCGATGTGCCCGATTATCTTGATGAGCGACGAGGCAACACGATCGTCGTCACCCATCGCATCAATCACCCCCCCTATGAATTTCTCGACGATAAGGGGAACTCCACCGGATATCTCATCGACGTGATGGAGGAGATCGGAAGCCGGATGGGCAGGGAGGTGATTTTCAAATCCTTCACCGAGGCGCGTATCGAATCGGGACTGGAAACAAGCCGCTCCGACATAGAGCCGATGATAATGCTGGATGAGGAGCGGACCAAGTCCTACCTCATTTCGGCGCCCTGGGGCATCACGGAATCCGTCCTGATTGTTCCGGACGACGACCTGTCCCCCTCCACCATGTCCGAGCTGTTAGGCAAGACCGTGGCCGTCCGGGCGGGCAGTATTGAGGAGGCGTACGTCCACCGCATTCCAAGCATATTCGTGGAAAATTTCTCCACCACGGAACTCGCCCTCTTCGCCCTGGCCAGGGGGGATGTGGACGCGGTGGTCGCGGACCGGGAATCCGCCCGTTTCAGCCTTTCTGAAAAACCACTGAAAAAAGAAGACCTCAAGACCATCGACACACCGGTATTCATCAGCCCGTATGGTGTGGCCATGCCCAAGCCGGGTGACGAAGCGTTCCTGGCGGAGATTGAGCGGGTGCTGGAAAACATGGAGGCCGACGGGACGCTGGAAAAAATCAGAGAACACTGGTTCAGGTAA